Part of the Deinococcus fonticola genome, GCGCGGTTCGAGTACCTGCCCGCCACCCTGCGCAGCTACCTGAGGGTCACGCCAGCCGCACAGGCTCAGCTTCGGGCACAGGGCCATGACCCCGAGGGGCTGCTGCGCGAGCAACTGGAACTCATCAGCCGGGGGGTAGACGACGCCCTACGCCAGGATCACCACGCCGCCCAGAACGTGCTGACGCAGGGCGCTTTCCTGCGTGAAGTGTTCGAGCCGGGGCGGGAAAAAGTTCAGGTTTAAGAGGCTCTGGCGCTCCGGGCCGCCCTCCTTTCAGGAGAGGGGCCAGCTGCAGGGCTGTTACAGCCGTTCTCCGAATGACGCTTGTCCCCTCGAAGCACCGCCGCTCGGCATTGGGGCTTTTCAAGGCGGGAGCCGTCAATTCTCTTCTAACGCCTTTACGGTCACGTCCAGCAGGTAGGCGAGGTCGAGGAGTTGCGCAGCCTCGACGGTGACCCCGCCACTTCGCGCAGGCCCAGGCGGGTTTTCGTGAGGTCGGAGCCGCGCAGGTCGCCCCCGGTCAGCGCCGCGCCCAGGAAGTCCGTGCGGTGCAGTTTGCACATGCGGAACACCGCCCCCGGTAATTTGGCTTCCAGAAACGAGGCTTCGCTCAGGTCACTGTCCTGCCACCAGACGTTTTTACCGTCGAGTTTGTACCACAGGGCCAGCCCGGCCTGAACCCGCGTGAACCGCACGTGGCGGCAACGGGCTTGCGGGCTCTGGAACCCCAGCAGGCGGCAATCCGTAAAAGAAACCCGTTCTAGGCTGGCTTCCGGCCATCTGGCGCTGCTCAGGTCGCACTCTTCGAAGCTCACGTCCAGCAGGCGCAGCTGTTGCCAGGATGTGCCGATCAGGTTGACGCGCTGGAACACGCAATTCTCGGAGGAGGCTGCCCGGAGTTCACGGCCGGTCAGGTCAAGACCACTGATCAGGCGGCCCCGGATGACCGTTTCATCTTCCAGCAACTGAACATCAAGGGGCGGGAGGGGCTTCTTCGGGATTTTCGGCGCCGTGGGCGGCTTGACCGCATCACTCACCATACGATGCCACCTCGCGCTTGACCGAGTCCCAGACGCAGAATTTCCCGGTCTTGGCGCTGCCCAGGTCAAGGTAGACGACGCCTTTTCCACCCAGGTCGACCAGCGGCTCTGGCATGACGGTGTGGCCGTGAACGGAATACCGCAGGTTCGGGAAAAACTGCACCGGCAACGGCAGCAGGCGTCTGTCCGGGCGGTCTCGCAGGCAGCGTTTGTCCAGCACGTCCTGTGGGTCGCGGCCCAGGTTGGGGCGGGCGGCGTGGGCGCACAGCATGTCCCCCTCGACCACGTAAGAGTGGGCGAACAGGGCAAATTGCGTCAGGTCAGCCATGCAGGCTTTCACGTCTCCGTCATAGGCCTGGTGCAGTTCGCGGCCTTTGCTTTTAAACCAGCGTTCCTGCGCGGGGAATTTCAGTCTGGCGGTGGCGGCCCAGGCCCAGTCCTCGTGGTTGCCCCACAGCAGGGTGGCGCGGCGCTCACGGGCCAGGTTCAGGGCCGTTCGCATGACCAGCCGGGCGTCCGGGCCACGGTTGATCAGGTCACCCAGCAGAATCAGGTGGCGGCCCGGGTACTTCAGGAGCACCCAGTCCAGGAAATGCGGGCAGCCGTGCAGGTCGGGGACAACGATGGAATTCATGACGTGACCTGGCGTGCCTTAAAGGGTGAGGATGTCGTACCCCCTGGACGTGACCACCAGGGTGTGCTCGAACTGGGCGCTGGGTTTCTTGTCGGCGGTGATGACCGTCCAGCCGTCGTCGAGCAGGCGCGTGTCGGGCTGGCCGAGGTTGATCATGGGTTCGATGGTGAACACCATACCCGGCTGGAGCTTCAGGCCGGTGTAGCGCGCCCCCCAGTGATAGATGGTGGGTTCGTCGTGCAGGCGTTTGCCGATGCCGTGGCCGGTGTACTCACGCACCACGCTGAAGCCCCGACTTTCGGCGAGGGTCTGGATGGCGTGGCCGATGTCCCCGGTGCGCGAGCCGGGCCGCACGGTTTCCAGCCCCGCTTGCAGGCATTGCCGGGTGGTTTCCACCAGGGCGTCGACTTCCGGCGCGACCTGGCCGACCTTGTACGTGTAGCAGGCGTCACCGTAGTACCCGTCGAGCAACACACCGATGTCCACGCCCACGATGTCGCCTTCTTTCAGCTCGCGGTCGCTGGGAATGCCGTGGCAGATCACTTCGTTCACGCTCATGCACAGGGTGGCAGGAAAGGGATTGTTGCGCGGGCCATAGCCGACATAGGCGGGCACCGCGCCGGCTTTGCGGATGTGCTCCTCGGCCATGCGGTCAAGCTCTTTGAGCGTCACGCCGGGTTTCACGTGGGGTTCCAGCAGGCGGAAGGTTTCGGCCACCAGCCCACCGGCTCGGCGCATGATCTCGATTTCGCGGGCGGACTTCAGGGCGACGCGGCTCATAACGTCAGAGGCTAGCACTTTTGCCCTCTGAACACTGCGGCGTGGGAGGGACTTAAATGTGTCCTTTTGCTCCACCCGACAGGGTATTGATGCGGTGGGCCAGCGCCAGTTGCCAGCCGGTCACCGGAATCTGCTGCTCTGCCCGGAGCAGTGCGGTACGCATGGCCTGTTGCGGCGCACGAATGGGTTGGCCGTGCCCCAACGCCAGCCAGTTCAGTCCGTGCAGTTCAGTGAGGGTGCGGGCGCTGGCCCGGGCGGCGTCGGCGTTCCACGTTGCGAACGTCGGCATGGGGAACAGGGGATGGAGTTCCGTGGCTACGCGCAGGGAAGGCACGTTCACGAAGGCGTCCCCGGCGTACAGCGTGCCGTCGCGGGGATCCAGGTACGCCAGGTGGCCTTCGGAGTGACCGGGCGCGGCGATGACCTGCAACGAACCGAGCTGTTCCCCGCCCCGCACGGCCCTGTCCGGACGTGTTTCGACGTTCAGGCGGGTCAGGCTGGCAGCCTCGGCCTGGTGCATGAACACACGCGCTTCCGGATAGGCCCGTTTGACGCCATCGAGGCCCAGCGCGTGGTCGTCGTGGCCGTGCGTCAGGACAATTCGCGTGATCGGCTGGCCCAGCTGCGCGGCCTTCTTCAGGATGCGGGGAACGAGTGAAAGCATCCCCGTGTCGATGAGGGTCAGGCCGTCTTTTTCCGGGACGAGGTAGGTGTTGATGAGGCCAAGCAGAGCGGTACGAACGGGAGGCTGAGTCATGGGGAGGCTCCTGAGGGGTTCGATTGGGGTCGAGAACAAACTCCTGCCCTAGTAAGACGAACATCATTAGTTTTGATGGCGAACACTGTACGCAATTCCGAGAAGACCGTCAAGACGTACACTGTTCACCGTGCCGTACCCCGCCAGACTCACCCCTGAACAGATCACCCGGGCCGCAAAGGAAATCGTCGAACAGAACGGAGCCGAAGCCCTCAGCATGCGAACCCTTGCCGAAGCTCTTGGCGTTCGCGCCAGCAGTCTGTACCGCCACATCGAGGGCCGCGACACCCTGCTGCGCACCCTGGGCGACCAGGCCGCCCTGAACCTTCGCGACGAACTTCAGCAGGCCGCGCAAAGCAGCCCCCCTGCCACTGCGCTGCGCCAGGCCGCCGACGCCTACCTGACCTACGCGCGCACGCACCCGCACCTGTACGCGCTGCTCCTGGCTAAAGAAAGCGAACTGACCCCCGAACAACTCCAGGCCAGCGCCGGAAAGCAGCTCTGGAACACCCTGCTGCAACTGGTCGGCGCAGTCAGCGGCCACCCCGACGACACCGACCACGCCGTCGCCCTCTGGACATTCCTGCACGGTTTCGCCAGCCTGGAAGCGGCCGGAACTTTCGGCAAAAGCGGCCCCAGAGGCGGCCTGGACGTCGGCCTGGACGCCATTATTGGAGCCATGCAAAAAGGGCAACAGCCTTAGAACAGTTTTTCGCGCCGCGCTCGTGTGCCGGGCAAGTACCGCCACCCGCACGGCAAACTGCTTTACGAGTCCTCGGCTGGCCTGCGCGGGAAATCGGCTGTACCAGTCTGTATCTGTCCGGCCAGAAAGCCCGCCTCGATTCTGGTCAAGCTTTACAGCATGGGCAGCGGCGGCAGCACATCAAAACCGTCCGGCACAAATAAACTGCCCTCGGTCACGCCCTGATCGGTCACCTGGGCCAGACGCGCTTCCAGTTGCACGCCGCTGATCTCGCCGTTCAGGAAGGCCCGGTGCGTCTGAATTACCTCCCGCACCTGCTCCGGCGTCTCGTGAACGAACTCCAGGCGGAAGTCCCGCAGGCCCGCGCCCAGCCAGTCCTGAAGGTGCGTCCCGGCCACCTGGGGGCGGCCCTCGAACACCGTGTTGCGGCAGCCCACGTCCGCCATGACCGGATGAGAAACGCCCTTCTCGTCGCGCAGGGCCACACGGTGAGACTCGCACGGGTGACCGCAGTTGGTGTAATCCGTGCCCTCCGACAGGAAACGGCAGAACACGCAATGCTCGGTGTGAAACACGGGCAGGTGCTGGTAGGCGATGACCTCCAGCCGCTCCGGCCCCACCAGCCCGGCCAGTTCCGCGATCTGTTGCGCGTTCAGGTCGTGCGTCGGCGTGAGGCGCGTAAGGCCCATGTCCAGCAGGCCCCGCGCCGTCAGGACATTCGCGGTATTCAGCGAGAAGTCCCCGATCAGTTGCGGGCCGTTCACGCCCTGCAGCCCCTCCAGCAGACCGCCGGAGCGCACCAGAATTCCGGCCTCCAGACTCAGGAGGAATTTCTGAAGGTTCTGCTCGGTGGGTTTCAGAATGCGCGGACTGGCGACCCGCACGGGAATGCCCGCCGCTTTCACGCGTTCCACGCTGGGCTTCAGGCCGTATAACTCCAGGTAGTCCAGCGTGATGCTGTCCGGGCGCTGCTCAAGCGCGGCGTCCAGTTGCTCGGGCGTGCGAACAAGGACGTGGAGTTTTGGCTCGTGAACCATGGAATGGAGGTCGTGGGATGGTGCCACGGCGGCCAGTGAATGCTGAAGGTGCGGCGCGGCGCGGCGTTCCGGGAGTTGCCGGCGCACTTCCGTGAGCTGGTCGGCGGCCTCGCGGCGCAGGGCGTTCAGGGCAGAAACCGGCAGGAACGCCGCTCCCCGCAGATCCGCCGTCAGTTCAGCGAGGTGAAACCCGGTGCCGCCCAGTTTGCCCAGTTGCTCGGTCAGGGTCGCCTCGTCCAGGGCACGGTTTCTCGCTTCCGAGAGGGGCGTTTCGGCGCTGACGGTCACGCTTCTCCCCTGCTCGTCGGTCAGGGTCAGGGTGGGTACCTGCCCCACATGCCCCACGAAATGGGCCGACACCGGGCGCGTGTACACAGGATCGGCGGCGTCCAGCAGCGGCTTGACCCGTGCGTTCAGGGACGGGTCTTG contains:
- a CDS encoding pentapeptide repeat-containing protein, coding for MVSDAVKPPTAPKIPKKPLPPLDVQLLEDETVIRGRLISGLDLTGRELRAASSENCVFQRVNLIGTSWQQLRLLDVSFEECDLSSARWPEASLERVSFTDCRLLGFQSPQARCRHVRFTRVQAGLALWYKLDGKNVWWQDSDLSEASFLEAKLPGAVFRMCKLHRTDFLGAALTGGDLRGSDLTKTRLGLREVAGSPSRLRNSSTSPTCWT
- a CDS encoding metallophosphoesterase yields the protein MNSIVVPDLHGCPHFLDWVLLKYPGRHLILLGDLINRGPDARLVMRTALNLARERRATLLWGNHEDWAWAATARLKFPAQERWFKSKGRELHQAYDGDVKACMADLTQFALFAHSYVVEGDMLCAHAARPNLGRDPQDVLDKRCLRDRPDRRLLPLPVQFFPNLRYSVHGHTVMPEPLVDLGGKGVVYLDLGSAKTGKFCVWDSVKREVASYGE
- the map gene encoding type I methionyl aminopeptidase, producing the protein MSRVALKSAREIEIMRRAGGLVAETFRLLEPHVKPGVTLKELDRMAEEHIRKAGAVPAYVGYGPRNNPFPATLCMSVNEVICHGIPSDRELKEGDIVGVDIGVLLDGYYGDACYTYKVGQVAPEVDALVETTRQCLQAGLETVRPGSRTGDIGHAIQTLAESRGFSVVREYTGHGIGKRLHDEPTIYHWGARYTGLKLQPGMVFTIEPMINLGQPDTRLLDDGWTVITADKKPSAQFEHTLVVTSRGYDILTL
- a CDS encoding MBL fold metallo-hydrolase, with protein sequence MTQPPVRTALLGLINTYLVPEKDGLTLIDTGMLSLVPRILKKAAQLGQPITRIVLTHGHDDHALGLDGVKRAYPEARVFMHQAEAASLTRLNVETRPDRAVRGGEQLGSLQVIAAPGHSEGHLAYLDPRDGTLYAGDAFVNVPSLRVATELHPLFPMPTFATWNADAARASARTLTELHGLNWLALGHGQPIRAPQQAMRTALLRAEQQIPVTGWQLALAHRINTLSGGAKGHI
- a CDS encoding TetR/AcrR family transcriptional regulator — protein: MPYPARLTPEQITRAAKEIVEQNGAEALSMRTLAEALGVRASSLYRHIEGRDTLLRTLGDQAALNLRDELQQAAQSSPPATALRQAADAYLTYARTHPHLYALLLAKESELTPEQLQASAGKQLWNTLLQLVGAVSGHPDDTDHAVALWTFLHGFASLEAAGTFGKSGPRGGLDVGLDAIIGAMQKGQQP
- a CDS encoding DUF3656 domain-containing U32 family peptidase codes for the protein MVRVPSPRQRVKPEVMSPVGGFPQLKAAVEAGADAVFFGVNPLQGDRRADGTGAGFHARAKVGFEAEALPDIMRDLHGRGVMAFVTFNVLVFDRELRDAERQLIHLAESGVDALIVQDLGVAKLAREICPDLPIHGSTQMSITSAEGAELARRFGASRVVLGRELSLQDIGRIARATDMELETFVHGALCVSYSGQCFSSEAWGGRSANRGQCAQACRLPYEMIVDGEYRDLGDARYLLSPGDLYALHQVPELVRIGVDCLKIEGRYKDAEFVALTTAAYRKAVDEAWADLPLSVTRQEEQDLEQVYSRGLGPHFMAGTNHQTVVRGRAPRHRGVRVGTVTGLTERGVLVSLTENVKPGDGLVFDPANWRKPQGKEEGGFVYQVNDAPGGSRQAESQVELRFGRGAIDPSRIRVGDPVWRTQDPSLNARVKPLLDAADPVYTRPVSAHFVGHVGQVPTLTLTDEQGRSVTVSAETPLSEARNRALDEATLTEQLGKLGGTGFHLAELTADLRGAAFLPVSALNALRREAADQLTEVRRQLPERRAAPHLQHSLAAVAPSHDLHSMVHEPKLHVLVRTPEQLDAALEQRPDSITLDYLELYGLKPSVERVKAAGIPVRVASPRILKPTEQNLQKFLLSLEAGILVRSGGLLEGLQGVNGPQLIGDFSLNTANVLTARGLLDMGLTRLTPTHDLNAQQIAELAGLVGPERLEVIAYQHLPVFHTEHCVFCRFLSEGTDYTNCGHPCESHRVALRDEKGVSHPVMADVGCRNTVFEGRPQVAGTHLQDWLGAGLRDFRLEFVHETPEQVREVIQTHRAFLNGEISGVQLEARLAQVTDQGVTEGSLFVPDGFDVLPPLPML